CCCGTCGTCACGGGCCAGGGCGCCGGCCAGCGTGGTGTTCCAGGTCCCGGCCGCTTTTCCCGCTTCGAGCGCCCGGACCCTCCCCAGGGACACCCGCACGGTCCCATTGGCGTCGGGGGCGGACCGGGCTCCCCCGTCGCGGCCGACGTCGAGGGCCCGCTCCCGGAGTCGCGACAGTTCGTCCCGGTAGGGCCGCTCCCGGGACAGCATCGGGCCGATGTCCCTCCGCAGGGCGCGGTGGAAGCGCAACAGGGGATCACGGTCCTGCCGGGAGCGGTAGTAGCCCGGGTCCATCAACCGGGCCCGCTCGGCGGGGTCCAGCAACCGTGAGCCGTCGATGAGGACCTCCGCCAGGGTGTCGGCGGCGGCTTCCCCCGCCCCCGGTTTCACCTCCTCCAGGGCACGCAGGACGGCCGGTGGGCGGCAGGGTTCCGGCAGGCGGGCCAGGCGCCGGATGAACAGGGACAGCAGCTGCCGGTCGGCCTCCGGGCTCATCCCCCAGCAGGGGCTCTTCAGGCGGCCGGCCAGGGCCTTGAGCGCTCCCGCCCGGAAGTCCGGCGAGCGGGCCTCGTCGGGGAGGTCCCGCTCGTGGTGATAACGGTTCAGGGTGTCGGCCGCGCGGAAAGCGTCGCAGGACCAGACCAGGAAACCCAGGAGCAGGTCCCGCTCGGCGGCCCCCGCGAGGCGTTCCAGGAGTCTGGATTGGGCGTCCAGCAGCCTCCGGAGCGCGACCGGGCCGTCCACCCCCTCTCCCAGGGCCTGCCGGTTTTCGCGGGCGCGGAGGCGGGCGGGAAGGTCCCGGGACTGCATCCCCTCGAGAAGCCCCCGGGCCTGGTCGAGGAGGTTGGCGACCTGCCGGGCCCGGCCGGCCAGGCGCTCCCGCGTCTCCGGGGAGGCTTCCGCCTGCCCGAGGGCCTCGAGCATCTCCCGGAAAAGGGCGACCCGCAACGGGAGGGTGCGCCGCAGGGCGAACTCGGCGTCGGCGCTGGTCCGGGCCCGGCTCGTGACCCCGGGATACCCGATCACGGCCTGGAAGTCCCCGGGCCCCACGCCCCGGGGGGACAACGGGAGGAAGTCCGCGGACGGCCAGGGGACGTTGGCGGGGCCGTGCGGGGCAGGCCGCCCGCGGGGGTCCCCCCAGGCCCGGACCAGGGCGAAATCGGCGGCGAAGCGGGGCATCCGCCAGTTGTCCTCCTCCCCGCCCAGGTCAGCCACGGAACGGGGCGGCGCGTAGACGAGACGGACGTCCGACAGCCTCTGCACCGTGACGCGGTACCAGGTGCGGTGCTCCCCGCCGGGGACGACGCGGCACTCCTCCCCTTCCCGGGCCCGGCACTCGCGGACCAGCCGACCCAGGGCCTCCTGTTCCCGCTCGCGGAGACGGTCGGGCGTCAGGCCGGCGCGGAACACGCCGCGGACGCGGTCGGTCACGTCCTCGATTCCCGTGGTGAGCTCGATCTCCAGGCCGGGGAGCGGAAGTTCCTCCCCGGGGGAGCCCGCGAGAAAACCCTGGGCGGCGGAGAACCCCCCGGCGGCCTCGAGACACGGAAGGAGGGACTGGATGACGTGGTAGTTGGTGAGGACGAGCCCTCCCGGGGAGACGAAGGCCCCCGTCCCGCCCGTGCTGGTCCGGCCGACGGCCCGGCACAGGCGACCCGGCGCGCCGTCGGCGAAGAAGTCGGCGGGTTCGAGGCGGCAACCTTTCGCGGAGAGGGCGTCCGCGGTGACCTGCCAGGGGAGCCACAGGCCTTCGGCGGCGGGGACGCAGGCCACGCCGGCGGCCAGTATCCCGAAGAGGGCAACCCGTCTGGTTACGGAAGCGGTCCTCATGCTGT
The Acidobacteriota bacterium DNA segment above includes these coding regions:
- a CDS encoding S46 family peptidase, with the protein product MRTASVTRRVALFGILAAGVACVPAAEGLWLPWQVTADALSAKGCRLEPADFFADGAPGRLCRAVGRTSTGGTGAFVSPGGLVLTNYHVIQSLLPCLEAAGGFSAAQGFLAGSPGEELPLPGLEIELTTGIEDVTDRVRGVFRAGLTPDRLREREQEALGRLVRECRAREGEECRVVPGGEHRTWYRVTVQRLSDVRLVYAPPRSVADLGGEEDNWRMPRFAADFALVRAWGDPRGRPAPHGPANVPWPSADFLPLSPRGVGPGDFQAVIGYPGVTSRARTSADAEFALRRTLPLRVALFREMLEALGQAEASPETRERLAGRARQVANLLDQARGLLEGMQSRDLPARLRARENRQALGEGVDGPVALRRLLDAQSRLLERLAGAAERDLLLGFLVWSCDAFRAADTLNRYHHERDLPDEARSPDFRAGALKALAGRLKSPCWGMSPEADRQLLSLFIRRLARLPEPCRPPAVLRALEEVKPGAGEAAADTLAEVLIDGSRLLDPAERARLMDPGYYRSRQDRDPLLRFHRALRRDIGPMLSRERPYRDELSRLRERALDVGRDGGARSAPDANGTVRVSLGRVRALEAGKAAGTWNTTLAGALARDDGAYPGPLPGRLRDLARQRDLAPWADPATGEVPVNYVCDADLSAGNSGSPVLDGEGRLVGLVFDGLYEAIASDWLHDDAASRAVCVDARYILFLLDRLAGAETLLRELLPAPHGAPAE